A stretch of the Gemmatirosa kalamazoonensis genome encodes the following:
- a CDS encoding ABC transporter permease produces the protein MNDLRYSVRALRRDLRLTTFALLTVALGIGATVTVFSVIDALLLRPLPLREAERLMWIANGDAYDLSMRTAQVQYVWALERDGRSLVDVAGYSEFYGVGDHTLTSGAGEPERLTGVEVTRGFFPLLGVSPIVGRQFTADEAVDDGPRVVLLSHRLWARRFASDRGIVGRAIVLDGAPATVVGVLPSTFDFGTIFAPGRQVDYYRPFPLTDRRNNQGNTLALVGRMRAGATVADVQREATVIAERARRDGETRRRTNEFHPIVRGLRDHVSGAFRPALLVLAGGVALVMLMVCANLSNLLLTRAAAREREVAVRIALGAGRARLLRQLLTESLVLAGGGAALGLGLASGGTLALSRTQSVRLPLLDQVHVDWIALAFTVGAAVVTGLVFGLTPALRVSALRVDESLRDAARGSTGGRHEWTRAAIVVAELALTCTLLVGAGLLTRSFVRVLDQDLGFRPERAVALRIDPSRRFASAGARAAYFDEALRRVRETPGVQAAGLTDVLPMGFNRIWNVATERPAAPDRQFPAFVRVVSDAYLRAMGVRLRAGRDFLPTDDSASAPVAIVNAALARKLWPGQDPLGRTLLGFGEAPARVVGVVEGLRYQSVEEEAGSDLYFPMRQMPDYSAVYVVARGARPAAELVAAVRAALRPTDPTLALTEVRTLQDIVDASVSPRRLIVTLLAGFAAFALVLASLGTYAVISYGVAQRRREIGIRMALGATPARVRSTVLSRTLRLTAAGLATGLLASWALGRLLGGLLYGVGAGDPLTFAGTLAVLALVAAAAGWLPARRAARQNPANVLRAP, from the coding sequence ATGAACGACCTGCGCTACAGCGTGCGCGCGCTGCGCCGCGACCTCCGCCTCACCACGTTCGCCCTGCTCACGGTCGCGCTGGGCATCGGCGCGACGGTCACGGTGTTCAGCGTGATCGACGCGCTGCTGCTACGGCCCCTGCCGTTGCGCGAGGCCGAGCGGCTGATGTGGATCGCGAACGGCGACGCGTACGACCTCTCCATGCGCACGGCGCAGGTGCAGTACGTGTGGGCGCTCGAGCGCGACGGCCGCTCGCTCGTCGACGTCGCCGGCTACTCGGAGTTCTACGGCGTCGGCGACCACACGCTGACGAGCGGCGCCGGCGAGCCCGAGCGCCTAACGGGAGTCGAGGTCACGCGCGGCTTCTTCCCGCTGCTCGGCGTGTCCCCGATCGTCGGACGGCAGTTCACCGCCGACGAGGCGGTCGACGACGGGCCGCGCGTCGTGCTGCTGAGCCACCGCCTGTGGGCGCGGCGCTTCGCGTCGGACCGGGGCATCGTCGGCCGCGCGATCGTCCTCGACGGCGCGCCGGCCACCGTGGTCGGCGTGCTGCCGTCGACGTTCGACTTCGGGACGATCTTCGCGCCGGGGCGACAGGTGGACTACTACCGCCCGTTCCCGCTCACGGACAGGCGGAACAACCAGGGCAACACGCTCGCCCTGGTCGGCCGCATGCGCGCGGGTGCGACCGTCGCCGACGTGCAGCGCGAGGCGACCGTGATCGCCGAACGCGCGCGCCGCGACGGGGAGACGCGCCGGCGCACGAACGAGTTCCACCCGATCGTGCGCGGGCTGCGGGACCATGTGAGCGGCGCGTTCCGCCCCGCGCTGCTCGTGCTCGCCGGCGGTGTGGCGCTCGTCATGCTCATGGTGTGCGCGAACCTCTCGAACCTGCTGCTCACGCGCGCCGCCGCCCGCGAGCGGGAGGTCGCGGTGCGCATCGCGTTGGGCGCGGGCCGCGCGCGGCTGCTGCGGCAGCTGCTCACCGAGAGCCTCGTGCTCGCCGGCGGGGGCGCGGCGCTCGGCCTGGGGCTCGCGTCAGGCGGCACGCTCGCGCTGTCGCGCACGCAGTCGGTCCGGCTGCCGCTGCTCGACCAGGTGCACGTGGACTGGATCGCGCTCGCGTTCACCGTGGGGGCGGCGGTGGTCACGGGGCTGGTGTTCGGCCTCACGCCCGCGCTCCGCGTCTCCGCGCTGCGCGTCGACGAGAGCCTGAGGGATGCCGCGCGTGGCTCGACCGGCGGGCGGCACGAGTGGACGCGCGCCGCCATCGTCGTGGCGGAGCTCGCGCTCACGTGCACGCTGCTCGTCGGCGCGGGGCTGCTGACCCGCAGCTTCGTGCGCGTGCTCGACCAGGATCTGGGCTTCCGCCCCGAGCGCGCGGTCGCGCTTCGCATCGACCCGAGTCGGCGCTTCGCATCCGCGGGCGCGCGCGCCGCATACTTCGACGAGGCGCTTCGCCGCGTACGCGAGACGCCAGGCGTGCAGGCGGCGGGACTCACCGACGTGCTGCCGATGGGCTTCAACCGCATCTGGAACGTGGCGACCGAGCGCCCGGCGGCGCCGGACCGGCAGTTCCCGGCGTTCGTGCGCGTGGTGAGCGACGCGTACCTCCGCGCGATGGGCGTTCGCCTGCGCGCCGGGCGCGACTTCCTGCCGACCGACGACTCGGCGAGCGCGCCCGTCGCCATCGTGAACGCGGCGCTCGCACGGAAGCTGTGGCCGGGGCAGGATCCGTTAGGCCGCACCCTGCTCGGGTTCGGCGAGGCGCCGGCACGGGTCGTCGGCGTCGTGGAGGGCCTCCGCTACCAGTCCGTCGAGGAGGAGGCCGGGAGCGATCTGTACTTCCCGATGCGGCAGATGCCGGACTACAGCGCCGTGTACGTCGTCGCGCGCGGTGCGCGGCCGGCGGCGGAGCTGGTCGCCGCGGTGCGCGCTGCGCTGCGCCCGACGGATCCGACGCTCGCGCTCACCGAGGTGCGCACGCTGCAGGACATCGTCGACGCCTCGGTGTCGCCGCGCCGACTCATCGTGACGCTGCTCGCCGGCTTCGCCGCGTTCGCGCTCGTGCTCGCGTCGCTCGGCACCTACGCGGTAATCTCCTACGGCGTGGCGCAGCGGCGTCGCGAGATCGGCATCCGCATGGCGTTGGGCGCCACGCCGGCGCGCGTGCGCTCCACCGTCCTCTCGCGCACGCTGCGACTGACCGCGGCGGGGCTCGCGACGGGGCTGCTCGCGTCGTGGGCGCTCGGCCGGCTGCTCGGCGGGCTGCTGTACGGCGTCGGTGCGGGCGACCCGCTCACGTTCGCGGGCACGCTCGCCGTGCTCGCGCTCGTCGCTGCGGCGGCGGGGTGGCTTCCCGCGCGACGAGCGGCGCGGCAGAACCCGGCGAACGTGCTGCGCGCGCCGTGA
- a CDS encoding ABC transporter permease: MPGEFWSEIWSDVRYRLRALFDRDVLERELDAELRFHLDREAERHERAGLPRDEARRRARAEFGHPGRVKEASRRMRGTVPLESILRDLRHAIRALRSRPAFTLTVVATLALGIGANTAIFTLVDALVLRPLPVPHPEQLVIVSDPAAVNTNNVGSPLTDYVSFPLYEDVRARNTVFTDMYASGWSGPIDVQIGSGTGTTAEQPHARFVTGNFFSVLGVRAYAGRTFTAAEDETPGQDPVAVLAYDYWQRRFSGLRSAIGSVMRVNDVAVTIVGVTPPGFDGDIVGQPQDFWLPMMMDPVIQPKMNLLDDRGWSWVVMMGRLRPGVTLETARQRIGAIEANAIREHLAGRDLAEFEQGLKDTPIHVVSGALGFSERRAEYGKALWVLMAAVGLVILVVCANVSSLMLARIVGRNREMTLRMTLGGGRGRLIQQMLVEGAVLAIVSSVLGLFAAAWGSRVLLASVSSAANPVVVDTTPNARVLAFTATTTLACVLLFGLLPALRATRVDLATSLRSQGRSLTGAARVGQRVSVPFGRGLVVAQIALSMLLLIGGGLLVRSMQQLLHSDIGVDRDHVVAVRVRTARSPYVGARLAQLRRDLAESVGRVPGVDAVAFADHGLFSGGASGYHVDVSGFVPQADSERLVSLDRVGPSFLHAIGARLIRGRDIEPRDLGGGPPATVINETMAKRYFGARDPLGATVTIDGVPHTIVGVVRDFRSRDVRRTPPREMYVVFSDPNAGETGQAKLAVHVRGDPARLALPIRRAIEDVDGTLPIFVDPVNDLVRGTVSKDVLLVRVTTCFSVVALVLAALGLYGVTAYSTSQRTGEFGLREALGAAPGDVTRMVLGEALRVTVLGVVIGVPAGLAATRLIRAQLFGVGPLDLPSLGVAIVVLVATAVVASYLPARRAARVGPLEALRSQ; encoded by the coding sequence ATGCCGGGAGAGTTCTGGAGCGAGATCTGGAGCGACGTGCGCTACCGACTGCGCGCGCTGTTCGATCGCGACGTGCTGGAGCGGGAGCTGGACGCGGAGCTGCGCTTCCACCTCGATCGCGAGGCCGAGCGCCACGAGCGCGCGGGGCTCCCGCGCGACGAAGCGCGACGCCGCGCGCGCGCCGAGTTCGGGCACCCGGGCCGCGTGAAGGAGGCGAGCCGCCGGATGCGCGGCACCGTGCCGCTCGAGTCCATCCTGCGCGACCTGCGCCACGCCATCCGTGCGCTGAGGTCCCGTCCCGCGTTCACGCTGACGGTCGTCGCCACGCTCGCCCTCGGCATCGGCGCGAACACGGCGATCTTCACCCTCGTCGACGCGCTCGTGCTGCGCCCGCTTCCGGTGCCGCATCCCGAGCAGCTCGTGATCGTGAGCGACCCCGCGGCGGTGAACACGAACAACGTCGGCTCGCCACTCACCGACTACGTGTCGTTCCCGCTCTATGAGGACGTGCGCGCCCGCAACACGGTGTTCACCGACATGTACGCGAGCGGATGGTCGGGCCCGATCGACGTGCAGATCGGGTCGGGCACCGGCACGACGGCGGAGCAGCCGCACGCGCGATTCGTGACCGGCAACTTCTTCTCCGTGCTCGGCGTGCGCGCCTACGCCGGGCGCACGTTCACCGCGGCCGAGGACGAGACGCCGGGCCAGGATCCCGTCGCCGTCCTCGCGTACGACTACTGGCAGCGCCGCTTCTCGGGGTTGCGCTCCGCGATCGGCAGCGTGATGCGCGTGAACGACGTCGCCGTGACGATCGTCGGCGTCACGCCGCCGGGATTCGACGGCGACATCGTCGGCCAGCCGCAGGACTTCTGGCTGCCGATGATGATGGATCCCGTGATCCAGCCGAAGATGAATCTGCTGGACGACCGCGGCTGGTCGTGGGTCGTGATGATGGGGCGCCTCAGACCGGGCGTCACGCTCGAGACGGCACGTCAGCGGATCGGCGCGATCGAGGCGAACGCGATTCGCGAGCATCTCGCTGGTCGCGACCTCGCGGAGTTCGAGCAGGGCCTGAAGGACACGCCGATCCACGTCGTGTCGGGCGCGCTCGGCTTCTCCGAGCGGCGCGCCGAGTACGGCAAGGCGCTGTGGGTGCTGATGGCGGCGGTCGGCCTCGTCATTCTCGTCGTCTGCGCGAACGTGTCGAGCCTGATGCTCGCGCGCATCGTCGGCCGCAACCGCGAGATGACGCTGCGCATGACGCTTGGCGGCGGCCGCGGACGGTTGATCCAGCAGATGCTGGTCGAGGGTGCCGTGCTCGCGATCGTGTCGAGCGTGCTCGGGCTGTTCGCCGCGGCGTGGGGTAGCCGGGTGCTGCTCGCGAGCGTGAGCAGCGCCGCGAATCCGGTCGTCGTCGACACGACGCCCAACGCGCGCGTGCTCGCCTTCACGGCGACGACGACGCTCGCGTGCGTGTTGCTCTTCGGCCTCCTGCCCGCGCTCCGTGCGACGCGCGTCGACCTCGCGACGTCGCTGCGGTCGCAGGGACGCAGCCTCACGGGCGCGGCACGCGTCGGCCAGCGAGTGAGCGTGCCGTTCGGGCGCGGGCTCGTCGTGGCGCAGATCGCGTTGTCGATGCTGCTGCTCATCGGCGGCGGCCTGCTCGTGCGCAGCATGCAGCAGCTCCTGCACAGCGACATCGGCGTCGATCGCGATCACGTCGTCGCCGTGCGTGTGCGAACGGCGCGCTCGCCGTACGTGGGGGCGCGCCTGGCGCAGCTCCGCCGCGACCTCGCGGAGAGCGTCGGCCGGGTGCCCGGCGTGGATGCGGTCGCGTTCGCCGATCACGGATTGTTCAGCGGCGGCGCGTCCGGCTATCACGTCGACGTGTCGGGCTTCGTTCCACAGGCGGATTCGGAGCGCCTCGTCTCGCTCGATCGCGTCGGCCCGAGCTTCCTCCATGCGATCGGCGCGCGGCTGATTCGCGGCCGCGACATCGAGCCGCGCGATCTCGGAGGGGGCCCACCCGCCACCGTGATCAACGAGACGATGGCGAAGCGATACTTCGGTGCTCGCGATCCGCTCGGCGCCACGGTCACGATCGACGGCGTCCCACATACCATCGTTGGCGTCGTGCGGGACTTTCGGAGCCGCGACGTGCGCCGCACGCCGCCTCGCGAGATGTACGTCGTCTTCAGCGATCCGAACGCGGGCGAGACGGGGCAGGCGAAGCTCGCGGTGCACGTGCGCGGCGATCCTGCGCGCCTCGCGCTCCCGATCCGTCGCGCGATCGAGGACGTCGACGGCACCCTGCCGATCTTCGTCGATCCGGTGAACGATCTCGTGCGCGGGACGGTGTCCAAGGACGTGCTGCTCGTGCGCGTGACGACGTGCTTCTCCGTCGTCGCGCTGGTGCTCGCGGCACTCGGGCTGTACGGGGTCACGGCGTATTCGACCAGCCAGCGCACGGGCGAGTTCGGATTGCGCGAGGCGCTCGGCGCGGCGCCGGGCGACGTGACGAGGATGGTGCTCGGCGAGGCGCTGCGCGTCACCGTTCTCGGCGTCGTCATCGGTGTGCCGGCGGGGCTCGCGGCGACCCGGCTCATCCGAGCGCAGCTCTTCGGGGTCGGACCGCTGGATCTGCCGTCGCTCGGCGTCGCGATCGTGGTGCTCGTGGCGACGGCGGTCGTCGCGAGCTATCTGCCGGCGCGACGAGCGGCGCGCGTGGGGCCGTTGGAGGCGCTGCGCTCACAGTAG
- a CDS encoding glycoside hydrolase family 5 protein, giving the protein MRRAALTMLVAAACGGHRATTAPAPPTVVGVDDYPPVASGAAPGASAAAAEIATALGRGVNFGNMLEAPTEGAWGLTVTDEFIDRAAAAGFTSVRLPVRWSSHALAAAPFTIEPAFLARVESIVDELLAKGLVVVLNVHHYRQLDGDPLDAGEAPVADAVVDVRFLALWEQIAARFQGRGARLVFELYNEPHGRLNGEPWNVLAARALGAVRRTNPGRVVMIGPTSWNAASDLHLLRLPNDANLIGTVHDYAPFGFTHQGAEWVTPTPPVGVTCCSAAQRAEMTAPLDVARAWSVATRYPVFVGEFGAYGKADDASRVTFTRTMRDAMEARGMPWAYWELAAGFGVFDPVQHAFRPGLLDALLGR; this is encoded by the coding sequence GTGCGCCGAGCGGCTCTCACGATGCTGGTCGCCGCGGCGTGCGGCGGCCACCGCGCCACCACGGCGCCCGCGCCGCCGACCGTCGTCGGCGTCGACGACTATCCGCCGGTGGCGAGCGGCGCGGCACCCGGCGCGTCCGCCGCCGCCGCCGAGATCGCGACGGCGCTCGGCCGCGGCGTGAACTTCGGCAACATGCTCGAGGCGCCCACCGAGGGCGCGTGGGGCCTCACGGTGACGGACGAGTTCATCGACCGCGCCGCGGCGGCCGGGTTCACGTCCGTGCGGCTGCCGGTCCGCTGGAGCAGCCACGCGCTCGCCGCCGCGCCGTTCACGATCGAGCCCGCGTTCCTCGCGCGCGTCGAGTCGATCGTCGACGAGCTGCTCGCGAAGGGGCTCGTGGTCGTGCTGAACGTGCACCACTACCGCCAGCTCGACGGCGACCCGCTGGACGCCGGCGAGGCGCCGGTGGCCGACGCGGTGGTCGACGTCCGCTTCCTGGCGCTGTGGGAGCAGATCGCCGCGCGGTTTCAGGGGCGCGGGGCGCGGCTGGTGTTCGAGCTGTACAACGAGCCGCACGGGCGGCTGAACGGCGAGCCGTGGAACGTGCTCGCCGCCCGCGCGTTAGGCGCCGTGCGCCGGACGAACCCCGGCCGCGTCGTCATGATCGGGCCGACGAGCTGGAATGCGGCGAGCGACCTGCACCTGCTGCGGCTGCCGAACGACGCGAACCTCATAGGGACGGTACACGACTACGCGCCGTTCGGCTTCACGCATCAGGGCGCGGAGTGGGTCACGCCGACACCGCCGGTCGGGGTCACGTGCTGCAGCGCGGCGCAGCGCGCGGAGATGACCGCGCCGCTCGACGTCGCGCGCGCGTGGTCGGTGGCGACGCGCTACCCGGTCTTCGTCGGCGAGTTCGGCGCGTACGGCAAGGCCGACGACGCGTCGCGCGTCACGTTCACGCGCACGATGCGCGACGCGATGGAAGCGCGCGGCATGCCGTGGGCGTACTGGGAGCTCGCCGCGGGCTTCGGCGTGTTCGACCCGGTGCAGCACGCCTTCCGCCCGGGGCTGCTCGACGCCCTGCTGGGGCGTTAG
- a CDS encoding glycoside hydrolase family 97 N-terminal domain-containing protein produces the protein MFRPSVAARLAAVLLAGAGPLAAQAPAASVTSPDGRIVVRATLDSLGAPRYALDRDGRALLLPSRLGFAFRGAPPLDRGLVLVDTTRAAHVRGRVPRGRRRRRLPIRAARAARVRRLRDRRQPAFAFIRDVPVDWDTTVAITTRAVTSATRLRMVLAPGGGQAIRIRAAR, from the coding sequence GTGTTCCGTCCCTCCGTCGCTGCGCGGCTCGCCGCGGTCCTGCTGGCCGGGGCCGGCCCGCTCGCGGCCCAGGCGCCCGCCGCGAGCGTCACGTCACCCGACGGCCGCATCGTCGTCCGCGCGACGCTCGACTCGCTCGGCGCGCCGCGCTACGCGCTCGACCGCGACGGGCGTGCGCTGCTGCTGCCGTCGCGCCTCGGCTTCGCGTTCCGCGGCGCGCCGCCGCTCGACCGGGGCCTCGTGCTCGTCGACACCACGCGCGCGGCGCACGTTCGCGGTCGTGTTCCGCGCGGTCGACGACGGCGTCGGCTTCCGATCCGAGCTGCCCGCGCAGCCCGCGTTAGGCGACTTCGCGATCGACGACAGCCGGCGTTCGCGTTCATCCGCGACGTGCCGGTGGACTGGGACACGACGGTCGCGATCACGACGCGCGCGGTCACGTCGGCGACGCGGCTGCGCATGGTGCTCGCGCCCGGCGGCGGGCAGGCGATTCGCATCCGAGCAGCGCGGTGA
- a CDS encoding PEP-CTERM sorting domain-containing protein encodes MSDAYVPGIRVNADDPNFANLTTTWFQTPDRDIAFQMDFGPTTPVATTPEPGTWALPGTGLVGVAGAAARRRRAV; translated from the coding sequence GTGTCGGACGCCTACGTGCCGGGCATTCGCGTGAACGCCGACGATCCGAACTTCGCGAACCTGACGACGACGTGGTTCCAGACGCCGGATCGGGACATCGCGTTCCAGATGGACTTCGGCCCCACGACCCCCGTCGCGACGACGCCGGAGCCGGGCACCTGGGCGCTGCCCGGCACGGGTCTCGTCGGCGTCGCCGGCGCGGCGGCGCGGCGGCGTCGGGCCGTCTGA
- a CDS encoding carboxypeptidase-like regulatory domain-containing protein — protein MLTADVAERPLATQPTPMRPFTLRHHLARPARALATVAVLAACAAADTADGGTPTEPTPPGSGQQNPSAGFVTGTVVDAAGRPLAGVQVFADNTLFYNTNAIGVTDAQGRYRIDVRQPIGTWHMTAQLTRTFAGRSYRFYLHPDVDTPFPGVDGAVRNFDWRLSGQTADGGFFGGPVYTHVDPRGWMADAEVDIEDIELTFTPVGPLVDGSTGAVHTIRLGGPAADKYVPIGKYRVTARWAPAGRPPRDAVLRLTNADAAYAAQLEVLWPTDGSGSIRMLELDVSAP, from the coding sequence GTGCTCACCGCCGATGTCGCCGAGCGACCACTCGCCACCCAGCCGACTCCCATGCGCCCGTTCACGCTCCGCCACCATCTCGCGCGTCCCGCGCGCGCCCTCGCCACCGTCGCGGTCCTCGCCGCGTGCGCCGCCGCCGATACCGCCGATGGCGGCACACCGACCGAGCCGACCCCGCCGGGCTCGGGGCAGCAGAACCCGTCCGCCGGGTTCGTGACGGGCACCGTCGTCGACGCGGCGGGACGGCCGCTCGCCGGCGTGCAGGTGTTCGCCGACAACACGCTGTTCTACAACACGAACGCGATCGGCGTGACCGACGCGCAGGGCCGGTACCGCATCGACGTGCGGCAGCCGATCGGCACGTGGCACATGACGGCCCAGCTCACGCGCACGTTCGCGGGGCGCTCGTACCGCTTCTACCTGCACCCGGACGTCGACACACCGTTCCCCGGCGTCGACGGCGCCGTGCGCAACTTCGACTGGCGGCTGAGCGGCCAGACGGCCGACGGGGGGTTCTTCGGCGGACCGGTGTACACGCACGTCGACCCGCGCGGGTGGATGGCCGACGCCGAGGTGGACATCGAGGACATCGAGCTGACGTTCACGCCGGTCGGTCCGCTCGTCGACGGCAGCACGGGCGCGGTGCACACGATCCGGCTCGGCGGCCCGGCGGCGGACAAGTACGTGCCGATCGGCAAGTACCGCGTGACGGCGCGCTGGGCGCCGGCGGGCCGGCCGCCGCGCGACGCCGTGCTGCGGCTGACGAACGCCGACGCCGCCTACGCCGCGCAGCTGGAGGTGCTCTGGCCGACCGACGGCTCCGGCTCCATCAGGATGCTCGAGCTCGACGTGTCGGCGCCGTGA
- a CDS encoding glycosyl hydrolase 115 family protein has translation MLACAAGSSHTAVAQAPPIVATTGGATDVALVRGGRAAAVWYDPADAAVVGVAAHLFADDVARVAGVRPVVARGDARLTGAAVIVGTLGHSRLVDALVAAGKLDVRGVRGQWESFVVTIVADAAPGVPRAVVVAGSDRRGTAFGVLELSRQIGVSPWVWWSDVAPAHRDALFVRAGAVTMGPPSVKYRGIFLNDEDWGLQPWAARTFEPETGDVGPKTYARVFELLLRLKANMLWPAMHPSTKAFNLDPRNRLVADSFAIVMGSSHAEPMLRNNVGEWTAPAADYDYSRNPAGVAKYWEERVAANGKFENVYTLGMRGIHDSGIRGASTTAGQVALLERIFADQRALLAKHVNPDVTRVAQAFTPYKEVLPVYRAGLKVPDDVTIVWPDDNFGYVRAFPTPDEQRRTGGSGVYYHLSYLGAPLSYLWLYTTPPALVWEEMSKAYDHGARTEWIANVGDLKPAEIGIDLFLQMAWDARRWTRETIATYLGDWAVAQFGAPNAPEIAGILAEHFRLAYQRRPEHLQWWLPGDGVRSNRDLVSPLTEAEVWDRLAAYDALVRRLTVVERTIPARLRDAFFELVAYPVRGAALANARYFYAELYAQQRADATHDRDTDVAGVFAARARAADARLVELTRHYNEEVAGGKWRGMVALEPPDNQWRTMRIAPLPLPAASLAAADTTLPARYQAMLRAPRAPDDAASDGVPNGTFSERGRVVSIEAEHYTARVDRGVVGWRVVPGLGRTGSSVAVFPTTAPSVEPGAAATAAPRLEYRMDVRTAGTATLTVQLVPTFPIVDGRGLRLAVGLDDAPPQPLVVDASVDSRAWARGVLDNTISGAVTLEVPNAGAHVLKLYMVDPGVVVDRLVLDLGGLRPSWLGPVETDASGLMRRR, from the coding sequence GTGCTCGCGTGCGCCGCGGGGTCGTCCCACACGGCCGTCGCGCAGGCGCCGCCGATCGTCGCGACGACCGGCGGCGCGACCGACGTCGCGCTCGTGCGCGGCGGGCGCGCCGCTGCGGTGTGGTACGATCCCGCGGACGCGGCGGTGGTCGGCGTCGCCGCGCATCTGTTCGCGGACGACGTCGCGCGCGTCGCCGGCGTGCGCCCGGTCGTGGCGCGGGGCGACGCGCGCCTAACGGGAGCGGCCGTGATCGTCGGCACGTTGGGCCACAGCCGGCTCGTCGACGCGCTCGTCGCGGCCGGGAAGCTCGACGTGCGCGGCGTACGCGGGCAGTGGGAGTCGTTCGTCGTCACCATCGTCGCCGACGCGGCGCCTGGGGTGCCGCGCGCCGTGGTCGTCGCGGGGAGCGACCGGCGCGGCACCGCGTTCGGCGTGCTCGAGCTGTCGCGGCAGATCGGCGTCTCGCCGTGGGTATGGTGGTCCGACGTCGCGCCGGCGCACCGCGACGCGCTGTTCGTGCGCGCCGGCGCGGTGACGATGGGCCCACCGTCGGTGAAGTACCGCGGCATCTTCCTGAACGACGAGGACTGGGGACTCCAGCCGTGGGCCGCGCGCACGTTCGAGCCGGAGACGGGCGACGTCGGTCCGAAGACGTACGCGCGGGTGTTCGAGCTGCTGCTGCGCCTGAAGGCGAACATGCTGTGGCCCGCGATGCACCCGTCCACGAAGGCGTTCAACCTCGATCCGCGGAACCGGCTCGTCGCCGACAGCTTCGCGATCGTCATGGGCTCGTCGCACGCCGAGCCGATGCTGCGCAACAACGTCGGCGAGTGGACCGCGCCCGCGGCGGACTACGACTACAGCCGGAATCCGGCCGGCGTGGCGAAGTACTGGGAGGAGCGCGTCGCGGCGAACGGGAAGTTCGAGAACGTCTACACGTTGGGTATGCGCGGCATCCACGACTCCGGCATCCGCGGCGCGTCGACGACGGCGGGGCAGGTCGCGCTGCTGGAGCGGATCTTCGCCGACCAGCGTGCGCTGCTCGCGAAGCACGTGAACCCGGACGTGACGCGCGTCGCGCAGGCGTTCACGCCGTACAAGGAAGTGCTCCCCGTCTATCGCGCCGGCCTGAAGGTGCCCGACGACGTCACCATCGTCTGGCCGGACGACAACTTCGGCTACGTGCGCGCGTTCCCGACGCCCGACGAGCAGCGGCGCACGGGCGGCTCCGGCGTGTACTACCACCTCTCGTACCTCGGCGCGCCGCTCTCGTATCTGTGGCTCTACACGACGCCGCCGGCGCTCGTGTGGGAGGAGATGTCGAAGGCGTACGACCACGGCGCTCGCACGGAGTGGATCGCGAACGTGGGCGACCTCAAGCCCGCGGAGATCGGCATCGACCTGTTCCTGCAGATGGCGTGGGACGCGCGCCGCTGGACGCGCGAGACCATCGCGACGTACCTCGGCGACTGGGCCGTGGCGCAGTTCGGCGCGCCCAACGCGCCGGAGATCGCCGGCATCCTCGCCGAGCACTTCCGGCTCGCGTACCAGCGACGGCCCGAGCACCTGCAGTGGTGGCTCCCCGGCGACGGCGTGCGCAGCAACCGCGACCTCGTCTCGCCGCTCACCGAGGCGGAAGTCTGGGACCGGCTCGCCGCGTACGACGCGCTCGTGAGGCGCCTGACGGTCGTCGAGCGGACGATCCCCGCGCGGCTGCGCGACGCGTTCTTCGAGCTCGTGGCGTACCCGGTGCGCGGCGCCGCGCTCGCGAACGCGCGCTACTTCTACGCCGAGCTGTACGCGCAGCAGCGCGCCGACGCGACGCACGACCGCGACACGGATGTCGCCGGCGTGTTCGCCGCACGAGCGCGCGCCGCCGACGCGCGGCTCGTGGAGCTGACGCGCCACTACAACGAGGAGGTCGCGGGCGGGAAGTGGCGCGGCATGGTCGCGCTGGAGCCGCCCGACAACCAGTGGCGGACGATGCGCATCGCGCCGCTCCCGCTGCCGGCGGCGAGTCTCGCCGCGGCGGACACCACGCTTCCCGCGCGCTACCAGGCGATGCTGCGCGCGCCGCGCGCCCCCGACGACGCGGCGTCGGACGGCGTGCCTAACGGCACGTTCTCCGAGCGCGGCCGCGTGGTGTCGATCGAGGCCGAGCACTACACCGCGCGCGTCGACCGCGGCGTGGTCGGATGGCGCGTGGTCCCGGGACTCGGCCGCACCGGAAGCTCGGTCGCGGTGTTCCCGACGACGGCGCCGAGCGTCGAGCCGGGCGCGGCGGCGACGGCGGCGCCGCGGCTCGAGTACCGCATGGACGTGCGCACCGCGGGCACCGCGACGCTCACCGTGCAGCTCGTGCCCACGTTCCCGATCGTGGATGGCCGTGGGCTGCGGCTCGCGGTGGGGCTGGACGATGCGCCGCCGCAGCCGCTCGTCGTCGACGCCTCGGTCGATTCGCGCGCGTGGGCCCGCGGGGTGCTCGACAACACGATCTCCGGCGCGGTGACGCTCGAGGTGCCTAACGCCGGCGCGCACGTGCTGAAGCTCTACATGGTCGATCCGGGCGTCGTCGTCGACAGGCTGGTGCTGGACCTCGGCGGGCTCCGGCCGAGCTGGCTCGGGCCGGTGGAGACTGATGCGTCGGGGCTGATGCGGCGGCGCTGA
- a CDS encoding putative quinol monooxygenase, whose translation MLKLALLVRLEAKPGKERDVERFLETGLQLANQEERTRLWFALKLGPTTYGVFDAFTDEAGRQAHLNGPIASALMAQAPELFAVPPSIEPVELIGVKVAA comes from the coding sequence ATGCTGAAGCTCGCGCTGTTGGTTCGACTGGAAGCGAAGCCGGGGAAGGAGCGCGACGTCGAGCGCTTTCTCGAGACCGGGCTCCAGCTCGCGAACCAGGAGGAGAGGACGCGGTTGTGGTTCGCCCTGAAGCTCGGCCCGACGACCTACGGCGTGTTCGACGCGTTCACCGACGAGGCGGGGCGACAGGCGCACCTGAACGGCCCCATCGCGTCGGCGCTGATGGCGCAGGCGCCCGAGCTGTTCGCGGTGCCGCCGTCGATCGAGCCGGTCGAGCTGATCGGCGTGAAGGTCGCCGCGTAG